A single Glycine soja cultivar W05 chromosome 14, ASM419377v2, whole genome shotgun sequence DNA region contains:
- the LOC114384475 gene encoding dr1-associated corepressor-like — protein MRKKLDTRFPAARIKKIMQADEDVGKIAMAVPLLVSKALELFLQDLCDQTYEITLRRGAKTMNAFHLKQCVQTFNVFDFLKDIVSKVPDLGSSVATGDDHAVTKRRKVAGDDDNDSDEELKRNKKPEPGHSSGRGRGRGRGRGIRTVDQEMGSHAKCEDDSHVLKQNDNHQSNESMENASEPAEVKQSFPVSKPTEVCIRNFDLNLDPDEDMDSLDTPTSVPASSSAKSVSEEKHEEYPGWPLSDMEKMTIDPIQLANINGRIDEDEEDYDEEM, from the exons ATGAGGAAGAAGCTAGATACTCGTTTCCCTGCG GCTAGGATTAAGAAAATTATGCAAGCTGACGAGGATGTAGGGAAGATTGCAATGGCTGTGCCTCTTCTAGTCT CTAAAGCACTAGAGCTATTTCTGCAAGATTTGTGTGATCAAACATATGAGATAACTTTGAGGAGGGGGGCAAAGACTATGAATGCTTTTCATTT AAAACAGTGTGTGCAGACTTTTAATGTCTTTGATTTTCTGAAAGATATTGTCAGCAAGGTTCCTGATTTAGGCTCTTCTGTTGCAACCGGTGATGACCATGCTGTCACTAAGAGGAG GAAAGTTGCCGGAGATGATGATAATGACAGCGACGAGGAACTCAAGAGAAATAAGAAG CCAGAGCCTGGACATAGCAGTGGCAGAGGAAGGGGTAGGGGTCGTGGCCGTGGAATCAGAACTGTAGATCAAGAGATGGGTTCACATGCCAAGTGTGAAGATGATTCTCATGTATTGAAGCAGAATGACAACCATCAAAGCAATGAAAGCATGGAAAATGCATCGGAACCTGCAGAAGTTAAGCAGAGTTTTCCAGTAAGCAAACCGACCGAAGTGTGCATTCGAAATTTTGACTTAAATTTGGACCCAGATGAGGATATGGATTCATTAGACACACCAACTTCTGTCCCAGCTAGTTCATCTGCAAAATCAGTGTCAGAAGAGAAGCATGAGGAATACCCTGGATGGCCCTTGTCTGATATGGAAAAAATGACCATTGATCCCATTCAACTAGCTAACATAAATGGAAGgattgatgaagatgaagaggatTATGATGAAGAAATGTAG
- the LOC114384891 gene encoding uncharacterized protein LOC114384891: MSPASRSKSKDRKPSKEAQKASAKPTGSGNVAAGVPASAYNPLLGTFHTLDMSPTPTSPIHSNGRFRNIDETDEHPVSSVVAGVEYDSVSNNGSWSGESEEHKEKSSNVSVRPESVPGADNDKREKIRQKNERKHQRQKERRAQELHERCTGYLMSRKLEALSQQLVAMGFSHERATMALILNEGRVEESVAWLFEGGEDADGNKDTNIGRGNLKIDISGELARIADMVTKYDCSKQEVERVIVNCEGDLDRAAETLREFKLDPPSAPPKPEETGDPPIINNVKQSGVASQNSRPQTKPVPLPNQPKKDDKDFNYTKAALTIGVSSDSSNRNTQPLKRIQPKSEWAKPQQATVPADKRWPSAESNPSISYSLASPLQMSPQPAKSEAQYMPAGGDFKNLQPGVAREPLIMMQQPQTVNEEQVPATSMISSPPEIAAGRYPTNSPDAVRSNNGFISHAPSTRSLSPNYLNSNQMDHQLQYQPQQQFVGGSSNSVDHQGNRIWNRTDAIAPLAAATSLGLFSGLGSAGSSGASSPVDWSTGGTVQFDYTNIDWSLDRSLASPRSNGLWLGFSPFSRSSSAQMYDSNALGVVAESSMRPVPTNRSMNAPRPGLQDGGVASAETSAAGSREWGSPFEGKDLFSLPRQFVSSPSQ, from the coding sequence ATGTCTCCTGCATCCCGATCCAAGTCTAAAGACAGGAAGCCTAGCAAGGAAGCTCAGAAGGCTTCTGCAAAGCCTACAGGATCTGGTAATGTAGCAGCTGGAGTTCCAGCCAGTGCATATAACCCCTTATTAGGAACATTCCATACTCTGGACATGTCACCAACACCTACCTCACCAATACATTCTAATGGTCGTTTTCGGAACATAGATGAGACAGATGAACATCCTGTCAGCTCAGTGGTTGCTGGTGTTGAGTATGATTCTGTTTCTAACAATGGTAGTTGGTCTGGTGAGTCCGAAGAACATAAAGAGAAAAGTTCTAATGTTTCTGTTCGACCGGAATCAGTACCAGGAGCTGATAATGACAAGCGAGAGAAAATCCGCCAGAAGAATGAGAGAAAACATCAACGGCAGAAGGAAAGGCGAGCACAGGAATTGCATGAGAGGTGTACTGGTTATCTTATGTCAAGGAAACTTGAGGCACTTTCTCAACAGCTTGTGGCAATGGGATTTTCTCATGAAAGGGCAACAATGGCACTGATATTAAATGAAGGTAGGGTGGAGGAATCAGTAGCGTGGCTGTTTGAAGGTGGTGAAGATGCAGATGGTAACAAGGATACAAACATAGGTAGGGGCAATTTGAAAATTGACATATCAGGTGAGCTTGCTCGGATTGCAGACATGGTAACCAAGTATGATTGCTCAAAACAGGAGGTCGAAAGAGTGATTGTTAATTGTGAGGGTGATCTTGATAGGGCTGCAGAGACCTTGAGAGAGTTCAAACTTGATCCACCGTCTGCTCCACCAAAACCAGAGGAAACTGGTGATCCTCCTATTATTAACAATGTTAAGCAGTCAGGAGTTGCAAGTCAGAACTCAAGGCCACAAACAAAACCTGTTCCTTTACCAAATCAACCCAAAAAAGATGACAAGGATTTTAACTATACAAAGGCTGCATTGACGATTGGAGTATCTTCAGATTCTAGCAATAGAAATACGCAACCTCTAAAGAGAATCCAACCTAAGTCTGAATGGGCAAAGCCCCAACAGGCTACTGTACCCGCTGATAAAAGGTGGCCAAGTGCAGAATCTAATCCTTCCATTTCTTATTCACTGGCATCACCGTTGCAAATGTCACCCCAACCTGCTAAGTCCGAAGCACAATATATGCCTGCTGGAGGTGATTTTAAGAACCTTCAACCTGGAGTAGCCAGGGAACCATTAATCATGATGCAGCAGCCCCAGACTGTAAATGAAGAGCAAGTTCCAGCCACAAGCATGATCTCATCACCTCCTGAAATAGCCGCTGGTCGGTATCCAACTAACAGTCCAGATGCTGTCAGATCTAATAATGGCTTTATATCTCATGCTCCTAGCACTAGAAGCCTCAGTCCAAACTATCTCAATTCCAATCAAATGGACCACCAACTTCAGTATCAACCTCAACAACAGTTTGTTGGTGGCAGCAGCAATTCAGTAGATCATCAAGGGAATAGAATTTGGAATAGAACAGATGCAATTGCACCACTTGCTGCTGCTACTTCTCTAGGACTCTTTTCCGGTCTAGGATCAGCAGGCTCATCAGGGGCTTCTTCTCCAGTAGACTGGAGCACTGGTGGGACCGTGCAGTTTGATTATACAAACATAGACTGGTCCTTGGACAGAAGTTTAGCTTCACCAAGGTCGAATGGTTTATGGCTAGGATTTTCACCGTTTTCAAGGAGTAGTAGTGCTCAGATGTATGACTCAAATGCTTTAGGAGTTGTTGCTGAATCATCAATGAGACCAGTGCCCACAAATAGGAGCATGAATGCTCCCAGGCCTGGATTGCAAGATGGTGGAGTAGCTTCTGCTGAGACATCTGCTGCTGGTTCCCGGGAGTGGGGTTCTCCATTTGAAGGGAAAGATCTTTTTagtttaccgagacagtttgtTTCTTCTCCTTCTCAGTAA
- the LOC114384762 gene encoding probable E3 ubiquitin-protein ligase RHC1A, whose translation MSSGATHWCYACRQPIVLDGRDPVCPYCDGGFVQELDELRGIAPNHNHTFSSQSGDFHQMPDIFDAIHAFMGQRGSDQRFGLMDAVDNFMRHRMAGRNSNFDVRGRSGSLPVPEQSWGVYSSGPYLIFHGQVPGFTLSAGSPRGGPRRVDFGDYFMGPGLEELIEQLTMNDQRGPAPAARSSIDAMPTIKITQAHLRSDSHCPVCKEKFELGTEAREMPCNHIYHSDCIVPWLVQHNSCPVCRVELPPQGQASSRGTRSWGGRNASNSSSSGSNDSSRGRENSHQNHGRRNPFSFLWPFRSSNSNNNHYSETGGSSSSTTPDQNNGTSYSGWPFDR comes from the coding sequence ATGTCAAGTGGAGCAACACACTGGTGTTATGCATGCAGACAGCCAATTGTGCTTGATGGGAGAGATCCTGTTTGCCCTTACTGTGATGGAGGATTTGTGCAAGAACTTGACGAGTTGCGAGGAATTGCACCCAACCATAACCATACCTTTTCGTCACAGTCAGGAGACTTTCATCAAATGCCTGACATTTTCGATGCTATACATGCTTTTATGGGGCAGAGAGGTTCTGACCAGAGATTTGGGCTTATGGACGCCGTTGATAATTTCATGAGGCATAGAATGGCCGGAAGAAACTCAAACTTTGATGTTAGAGGGAGGTCTGGTTCTCTCCCAGTTCCTGAACAGAGTTGGGGCgtttatagttccggtccttatttaatatttcacGGTCAAGTTCCTGGATTCACCTTGTCTGCTGGCAGCCCAAGAGGTGGTCCTAGGCGTGTTGATTTTGGTGACTACTTTATGGGTCCTGGACTGGAAGAACTTATTGAGCAACTCACCATGAATGATCAGCGTGGTCCAGCCCCAGCTGCACGATCTTCAATTGATGCAATGCCTACTATTAAGATAACACAGGCGCATCTTCGCTCGGATTCACACTGTCCAGTTTGTAAGGAAAAATTTGAATTGGGCACTGAAGCCAGAGAGATGCCATGCAACCATATTTACCATTCTGACTGTATTGTTCCTTGGTTGGTTCAGCATAACTCATGTCCTGTTTGCCGTGTTGAGCTGCCACCTCAAGGACAGGCTAGTTCCCGTGGTACTCGAAGTTGGGGAGGAAGGAATGCCAGCAACAGCAGCAGCAGTGGCAGCAATGATAGCTCCAGGGGCAGAGAGAACAGCCATCAGAACCATGGAAGGAGaaatccattttcatttttgtggCCATTCCGCTCGTCTAACTCGAACAATAATCATTATTCTGAGACTGGGGGAAGCAGCTCTTCAACCACTCCTGACCAGAATAATGGAACAAGTTATAGCGGTTGGCCCTTTGATCGCTAA